The Nitrospiria bacterium DNA window CTCACGGTAAATTCATTCACCGATTTACCTCTAATGGGGCGTAGAGATCGCAGAACCTCAAGCCTTGCGTTGCGTACCACATCAGGATCCAGCGACCAGGGTGGCTCCATGGTCACGAGACACAGAAGCTGAAGGATATGATTTTGAACCATATCCCTAAGGGCTCCCGCCTCTTCATAGTAGCTTGCCCTGGTCCCAACACCTTCCTCTTCGCTCACAGTAATCTGAACATGGTCGATATATTTATGGTTCCAAAGGGGTTCAAAAATGCCGTTGGCAAACCTTAGAACCAAAAGGTTTTGAACCGTTTCTTTTCCAAGATAATGGTCAATTCTAAAAACCTGAGATTCGTCAAAGGCCTTTCCCAAAATAGAATTAATCTGTTTTGCAGATTCAAGATCCCTTCCGATGGGTTTTTCCACAATGACGCGAGAGCAGGGTTTTGCGCTGTTGACGGGTTGGACCAAACCTGCCCCTTTTAAACCTTCCGAGGCGGGAGAAATAGATGTTGGGGGAATGGCCAAATAAAAAATGCGATGCCCGGGAAGCTTTAATTCGCTTTCCACTTTTTCGGCAAGGGTTTTAATATCTTTATAGGTTTGGGGGTTATCGATTTCACCCGAAAGGTAAAAGAGGCGACGTTCAAAATCAGAGTATTTTTTTTCATCCAAAGCCTGACGAGAAAACTTTTCAATTCCCTCGCGTAAGCTTTTTCGAAAATCCGGATCACTCATTTTTTTACGCCCGATCCCGATGACCGCGTAATTGGATGGAAGGACGCCGTCCAGCAAGAGGTTATATACTGCGGGGACCAATTTTCGGCGAGCAAGATCACCCGATCCTCCAAAAATGACCAAGGTACAGGGTTGAGGAACAGGTCCCCCCCCCAGGGTTGCGATTTGATTCTCCCCGAGTTCCTTTTCAACCATTTTTTACCTCCAAAGTTTTTCCCTTTACCTTTTTACTCCATGGCCTCCGAAGGCGTTGCGTAGGCCTGCCAACATCTTTTCCGCAAAGGATTCCTCCTGGCGGGAACGGAAACGGGTGAAAAGAGACGCCGTCAGGGTGGGGACGGGAACATCCTTATCCAAGGCGTCTAAAAGGGTCCAGCGGCCTTCTCCCGAATCTTGAACATACCCTTTCAGATTTTTCAGTTTTGGGTCTTGAGTAAATACACCTACTGCCAATTCCAATAACCAGGACCGAATCACGCTGCCATGCATCCAGAGATCAGAAATTTTAGCCAAATCCAAATTATAGTCGCTCTTAGACATTAACTCAAAACCTTCTGCGTAGCCTTGCATCATGCTGTACTCAATTCCATTGTGGATCATTTTTACGTAATGGCCTGATCCATGTCCTCCCATATGAGCCCATCCATCTGTGGGGGCCAGTGTATTGAAAATCGGTTCAAGCTGCTTGACGGTGGCTTCTTCTCCGCCCACCATCATACAGTAACCTAGTTTTAAACCCCAAATACCCCCGCTGGTTCCCACATCGACATAGTGAATCCCTCTTTTCTTGAGTTCCGGCGCTCTTCGGAGATCATCTTTAAACTTTGAATTGCCTCCATCGATAATAATATCCCCGGTACTCAACAGATCCGAGACCGCGGTTACCGTCTCTTCAGTGGGGGCACCAGAAGGGACCATGATCCAGACGATCCTCTGTCCCTTAAGCTTTGAAACCATGTCCTTGAGCGATGAAGCACCGATACATCCCACCGCTTCTGCCTTTGAAATAAGATCGGTGGAGCGATCATATACAACCACCCGATGCTTCCCTTGCTGTAAACGGGTGACCATATTCATTCCCATTTTTCCAAGACCTATAAACCCTAAGTCCATAATCTACCCTTTCTTTTTTTTTGCGGGAATAAAAGAATTGTTCCTCCCGGTTTTAATGTTTGGAAAAGTTGAAAATCTCCTGTGGCCTTTTCCCTTCCTTTAGTAGCGGTGATTTTTTTCAAGCCATTTTACCTTTTCCAAACGGCGGACATGCCTTTCCTCTTGGGAAAAAACCGCTTCCAAAAAGGCTTGTACCAGTTCCGGTACCAAGGCAGGTCCTATAATTCGCGCGCCAAGGGTGAGAACGTTCATATCATCATGCTCAACCCCTTGCCGTGCCGAATAGGTGTCATGGCATAATCCAGCCCTAACATTCGGCATTTTATTGGCTGCCACACTGGCTCCCACTCCGCTTCCACATAATAAAACGGCACGTTCCGCTCTCCCCTGTTGGATGGCTTCCCCCACGGCTTTGGCAAAGTCAGGGTAGTCAACGGGAGCGGGCGAGTGGGTTCCTAAATCGATTACTTTGTGGCCTGCTTTCAAGATGACCTCAATCACTTCGGCTTTTAGAGGAAAACCTCCATGGTCACAGGCAACCGCGATTTTTAAATAAGAGATATTTTTGGGTTGATCGTTCAATGATAACCTCACCCCTTTTTACGAAAATCCTAGGTTAATTTTTTAAAAATTTTCTCCAAGCGCCCGAGGTCTTTCTCCACATCTTTTCCCAGGTGAAGTCGAATGGCCCTTCGGTTGCGTTTATTAAGGCACTGAAAATCACCTAATGCCTGTGCGGCTTTTAATACCCCGAAGGTGTAGGACTCGCCAGGAATGGGAAGGTCCTTCGCATCATCAGAGGTAATTTGAATAAACACACCGGAGTTAGGTCCTCCCTTATGGAGTTGGCCAGTTGAATGTAGAAAGCGGGGGCCATAACCAAGGGTCGTGGCAACTTTTTTGGTATCCCGGATTCCATGCCGAATATTTTGAAGAATTTTTCCAGTTTGTTCGTTGTGTTCTACGTAAGCGTTGATCGCCACGTAGTCTCCTGGTTTTACACGATCCATATGGGCGGTCAAAGCCTTCTCAAGGGTTGGGGCTTCCTTAAGGGCCTCTCGGTTTGCTGCATCCCCATATACCCGAATTCCATCGGAGGTGAGAATCGGGTCTTCTTCTGGTAGTTGGCCTTTTTTCTTGAATTCATTAAGAAAAGCCTTTGTATAGTCTTTGCTTTCTTGAACGTTGGGTTGGTCAAAGGCATTGATCCCAATCACTGATCCGGCTACTGCTGTCGCGATCTCCCATAAAAAGAACTCCTCCCCCAGGTTAATCAGGTCGGTTAGTTCAATTCGGACGACGGGTTGCCCTGCCTTCTCAAGGGCCGCCACCTGCTCATCTTGTTTTTTATCTGCTCCCCCCGAGAAACGGATATAAACAAATAGGCGGTCTTTTCCATAAACCTCCGGTGGTCCCAGGGTTTCATTTTCAATGGGAATGATTCCCTTGCCTTCCTTTCCCGTGCTCTCAGCGATGAGTTGCTCAAGCCAGGCACCAAGATCACTGATGGCGGGTGAGGCGATAAAGGTGACTTTGTCTCTTCCCTGGAGGGCCAAAACTCCGAGGGTTACCCCCAACATGACGCCTGGGTTTTCTTCTGGGGGAACCACCGAGTCACAGCTATGACGCATCCGTTCGGCCCGGTACAAAAGGTGTTCCACGTTAACCCCCATGATAGCCGCAGGAATGATCCCAAAGTTGGAAAGGGCAGAGTATCTTCCCCCGATTTCAGGAACGCCGGGTAAAATATCCCGAAAATTACTTTCACGCGCTAAATTTTCAAGAAGTGATCCAGGGTCGGTGATAGCGATGAAATGTTCTCCAACGCGGTCTCCTACCACCTTGCGTATCTGATCATGAAAATATTGGTAAAAAACCAAAGGCTCTGTGGTAGACCCTGATTTGCTGGAGATAATGCAAAGGGTCTTAGACAGATCCACCTTTTTTTCAAAAGCCCTTACCTGTTCCGGGA harbors:
- the zwf gene encoding glucose-6-phosphate dehydrogenase translates to MVEKELGENQIATLGGGPVPQPCTLVIFGGSGDLARRKLVPAVYNLLLDGVLPSNYAVIGIGRKKMSDPDFRKSLREGIEKFSRQALDEKKYSDFERRLFYLSGEIDNPQTYKDIKTLAEKVESELKLPGHRIFYLAIPPTSISPASEGLKGAGLVQPVNSAKPCSRVIVEKPIGRDLESAKQINSILGKAFDESQVFRIDHYLGKETVQNLLVLRFANGIFEPLWNHKYIDHVQITVSEEEGVGTRASYYEEAGALRDMVQNHILQLLCLVTMEPPWSLDPDVVRNARLEVLRSLRPIRGKSVNEFTVRAQYSSGLIKGVEVPGYRRETGIKPDSTTETYVALKVFIENWRWAGVPFYIRTGKAMKKRETEISVHLKPVPQILFNSNPAFPLEPNILALRIQPEEGFSLRIISKIPGPKVKIHPVNMDFHYGEAYSKESPEAYERLLLDVMAGDPTLFMRRDAVEAAWGWVTDILEGWEKEGSKWLPEYQAGSWGPVEADRLIDGDAQKWRML
- the gnd gene encoding decarboxylating 6-phosphogluconate dehydrogenase gives rise to the protein MDLGFIGLGKMGMNMVTRLQQGKHRVVVYDRSTDLISKAEAVGCIGASSLKDMVSKLKGQRIVWIMVPSGAPTEETVTAVSDLLSTGDIIIDGGNSKFKDDLRRAPELKKRGIHYVDVGTSGGIWGLKLGYCMMVGGEEATVKQLEPIFNTLAPTDGWAHMGGHGSGHYVKMIHNGIEYSMMQGYAEGFELMSKSDYNLDLAKISDLWMHGSVIRSWLLELAVGVFTQDPKLKNLKGYVQDSGEGRWTLLDALDKDVPVPTLTASLFTRFRSRQEESFAEKMLAGLRNAFGGHGVKR
- the rpiB gene encoding ribose 5-phosphate isomerase B encodes the protein MNDQPKNISYLKIAVACDHGGFPLKAEVIEVILKAGHKVIDLGTHSPAPVDYPDFAKAVGEAIQQGRAERAVLLCGSGVGASVAANKMPNVRAGLCHDTYSARQGVEHDDMNVLTLGARIIGPALVPELVQAFLEAVFSQEERHVRRLEKVKWLEKNHRY